In a genomic window of Gambusia affinis linkage group LG04, SWU_Gaff_1.0, whole genome shotgun sequence:
- the adra2a gene encoding alpha-2A adrenergic receptor, whose amino-acid sequence MIFVTSGELLKKVGQSAAMADNNNTNQSLPSLAPYSLRIALPLLVGFMILLIVFGNVLVVIAVFTSRALRAPQNLFLVSLASADILVATLVMPFSLANELMGYWYFGDVWCEIYLALDVLFCTASITHLCAISLDRYWSITQAIEYNLKRTPRRIKCIIFIVWVIAAVISFPPLITMEKNNNEAYPECKINDQKWYVISSCIGSFFLPCVIMVLVYVRIYQIAKKRTRAPPGDRKPNAILKPPNAPAANGKENGAGDHKDRLCHEKLNGEQAIELQGVEEHRKAEEAKGEINGVDLEDSSSSDHKVNNPCSIRKKTNKGKPRLSQIKPGDSNIQKQESNTKGSRWKGRQNREKRFTFVLAVVIGVFVICWFPFFFTYMLKTLCISCNVPTTLFKFFFWFGYCNSALNPLIYTVFNNDFRRSFKKILCKRDTRRYV is encoded by the coding sequence ATGATATTTGTAACCTCAGGTGAACTCTTAAAGAAAGTGGGCCAATCTGCTGCCATGGCGGACAACAATAACACCAACCAGAGCTTACCTAGCTTGGCCCCTTACAGCCTACGGATAGCCCTGCCACTGCTAGTGGGCTTCATGATCCTGCTCATAGTGTTCGGCAACGTCCTGGTGGTCATTGCTGTGTTTACAAGCCGGGCTTTGCGAGCCCCGCAGAACCTGTTCCTGGTTTCCCTGGCCTCGGCTGACATTCTGGTGGCCACCCTCGTGATGCCATTCTCCCTGGCCAACGAACTCATGGGATATTGGTACTTCGGTGATGTATGGTGTGAGATTTACCTCGCGCTCGATGTTCTTTTCTGCACCGCGTCCATCACCCATCTGTGCGCGATCAGCTTAGACCGCTACTGGTCCATCACGCAGGCCATCGAGTACAACCTGAAGAGGACGCCTCGCCGCATCAAGTGCATCATCTTTATTGTTTGGGTTATTGCTGCAGTAATCTCATTCCCGCCACTTATCacaatggagaaaaataacaaCGAGGCGTACCCCGAGTGCAAGATCAATGACCAAAAATGGTACGTCATCTCCTCCTGCATCGGATCCTTCTTCCTGCCGTGCGTCATTATGGTACTGGTCTACGTACGGATCTACCAAATCGCCAAAAAAAGGACACGGGCGCCACCCGGAGACCGGAAGCCAAATGCCATTTTGAAGCCACCCAATGCTCCTGCTGCAAATGGGAAGGAGAATGGCGCAGGCGACCACAAGGACCGCCTCTGTCACGAGAAACTGAACGGTGAACAGGCCATAGAGCTCCAGGGAGTTGAAGAGCATAGGAAGGCAGAGGAGGCAAAAGGTGAGATCAACGGAGTGGACCTCGAGGACTCATCGTCCTCTGACCATAAAGTGAACAATCCATGCTccattagaaagaaaacaaacaagggGAAACCCAGACTAAGTCAAATCAAACCAGGGGATTCCAACATCCAAAAGCAAGAGTCGAACACCAAAGGCAGCCGCTGGAAAGGTCGTCAAAATCGTGAGAAACGTTTCACCTTCGTCTTGGCAGTGGTCATTGGTGTCTTTGTCATTTGttggtttccttttttctttacttacATGCTGAAAACTCTTTGCATATCCTGCAACGTGCCTACAACCTTGTTCAAGTTCTTCTTCTGGTTCGGCTACTGCAACAGTGCCCTGAACCCTTTGATATACACTGTTTTCAACAACGACTTCAGGAGGTCGTTCAAAAAGATACTGTGCAAGAGGGACACCAGGAGATACGTATGA